Proteins from a genomic interval of Streptomyces sp. NBC_00820:
- a CDS encoding alpha/beta fold hydrolase, which yields MSSPATFTPPPGARAYSLRTARGEFAVVDAPVADGVVPRGVALLVPGFTGSKEDFNPLHVPLAERGYRTVAVDGRGQYESDGPAEDESAYAQQELARDVLAQVAALGEPVHLLGHSLGGQIARAAALLDHTPFRSLTLMASGPAHIAPSQQERVKLLRDALAVMTMAEVWEAMRAMDAPEEAAAVELGDGLDNREDLRRRWLGTKPAQLISTGRQLCAEPDRVAELAAVPLPFHVLSGALDDTWPLPLLDEMAARLRARRTVVEGAEHSPNTDRPAETARALADFWDETAED from the coding sequence ATGAGCAGCCCTGCCACCTTCACCCCGCCGCCCGGTGCCCGCGCCTACTCCTTGCGGACGGCACGCGGGGAGTTCGCCGTCGTCGACGCACCCGTGGCCGACGGGGTGGTGCCCCGGGGTGTCGCGCTGCTGGTGCCGGGGTTCACGGGGAGCAAGGAGGACTTCAATCCGCTGCACGTGCCGTTGGCCGAGCGCGGGTACCGGACCGTGGCCGTGGACGGACGCGGGCAGTACGAGTCCGACGGTCCGGCCGAGGACGAATCGGCTTACGCCCAGCAGGAGTTGGCGCGGGACGTCCTGGCCCAGGTGGCGGCGCTCGGTGAGCCCGTGCATCTGCTGGGGCACTCGCTCGGCGGGCAGATCGCGCGCGCGGCCGCACTCCTGGACCACACGCCCTTCCGCTCGCTGACGTTGATGGCGTCCGGACCCGCCCACATCGCGCCCTCCCAGCAGGAGCGCGTGAAGCTGCTGCGGGACGCGCTCGCCGTGATGACGATGGCGGAAGTGTGGGAGGCGATGCGGGCGATGGACGCGCCCGAGGAGGCGGCCGCCGTGGAACTGGGCGACGGCCTCGACAACCGGGAGGACCTGCGCCGCCGCTGGCTGGGCACCAAGCCCGCCCAACTCATCTCCACCGGACGGCAGTTGTGTGCCGAACCGGACCGCGTCGCCGAACTGGCCGCCGTACCGCTGCCGTTCCATGTCCTGTCGGGCGCGCTGGACGACACCTGGCCGCTGCCCCTGCTCGACGAGATGGCCGCACGGCTGCGGGCCCGCCGGACGGTCGTCGAGGGTGCCGAACACTCCCCCAACACCGACCGCCCCGCCGAGACGGCCCGCGCGCTCGCGGACTTCTGGGACGAGACGGCCGAGGACTGA